One Nostoc punctiforme PCC 73102 DNA window includes the following coding sequences:
- a CDS encoding bleomycin hydrolase, giving the protein MVLDAFSRAVIAADAKTAPIGGADLAALKSFIAEGNKRLDAVNAIASNASCAVSDAIAGIACENTGLLQAGGNLYPTRRMAACLRDAEIVLRYVTYALLAGDSSVLDDRALNGLKETYTALGVPTGSSVRAFQILKAISVAHITNTNTEANAGKKFRKIDTPQGDCSALAAEAASYFDRVISALS; this is encoded by the coding sequence ATGGTTCTTGATGCTTTTTCCAGAGCTGTAATTGCGGCTGATGCCAAAACCGCTCCTATCGGTGGTGCTGACTTAGCAGCCCTTAAGTCTTTCATTGCTGAAGGCAACAAGCGCCTTGATGCAGTGAATGCGATCGCCAGCAACGCTAGCTGTGCAGTTTCTGATGCCATTGCTGGTATTGCTTGTGAAAACACAGGTTTGCTTCAAGCTGGTGGTAACTTGTACCCCACTCGCCGGATGGCTGCTTGCCTACGTGATGCTGAAATCGTTCTGCGCTACGTAACTTATGCACTATTGGCTGGTGATTCTTCCGTATTAGACGATCGCGCTTTGAACGGTCTGAAAGAAACCTACACAGCTTTGGGCGTACCTACTGGATCTTCAGTACGCGCTTTCCAAATCCTGAAGGCTATCAGCGTCGCTCACATCACCAACACCAACACTGAAGCTAACGCAGGCAAAAAATTCCGCAAGATTGACACTCCTCAAGGCGACTGCTCTGCTCTAGCTGCTGAAGCTGCTAGCTACTTCGATCGCGTTATTTCTGCTCTGAGCTAA
- a CDS encoding NblA/ycf18 family protein — MMDFPVELTLEQQFRLQNLKDQVKSLSQQEAQEFLLEVLRQMMVKDNLVKHLLKQA; from the coding sequence ATGATGGATTTCCCAGTCGAATTAACATTAGAGCAACAATTTCGCTTACAAAACTTGAAAGACCAGGTAAAAAGTTTGAGCCAACAAGAAGCTCAAGAATTTTTGTTAGAAGTTTTACGGCAGATGATGGTAAAAGATAATTTGGTCAAACATCTGCTAAAACAAGCTTGA
- a CDS encoding phycobiliprotein lyase: MDAMEFFQLSAGKWRSQRVTHHLAFKRSETGESDIQVETLEANHPEIIELCQYHEIDPSLSVGGSRVRWLGTMAWDRENEENHQGKTIFAIVPDGDNPRAGKLLRERGYAEIVPVVGLFHMDDEDGLVLTTEYETMSSIERFWFASPNMRLRTSTVKRFGGFSTASFCSESRIESSVEVSGTEQVTERLGQDILEKKQFYSVLGW, translated from the coding sequence ATAGACGCAATGGAATTTTTTCAGCTAAGTGCTGGTAAGTGGCGATCGCAACGAGTAACTCATCACCTGGCATTCAAGCGCTCAGAGACGGGAGAATCGGATATACAAGTAGAAACTCTGGAAGCCAATCATCCAGAAATCATTGAACTGTGCCAGTATCATGAAATTGACCCCAGCCTTTCAGTAGGAGGGTCACGTGTGCGTTGGCTAGGCACAATGGCTTGGGATAGAGAGAATGAAGAGAACCATCAGGGGAAAACTATATTTGCGATCGTGCCTGATGGGGATAACCCAAGGGCTGGCAAATTACTGCGCGAAAGAGGCTATGCCGAAATTGTGCCTGTAGTCGGTCTTTTTCACATGGACGATGAAGATGGACTAGTGTTAACAACTGAATACGAAACAATGAGTTCCATTGAAAGGTTCTGGTTTGCCAGCCCAAATATGCGACTGCGAACCAGTACAGTAAAACGGTTTGGTGGCTTCAGTACGGCATCGTTTTGTAGCGAAAGCCGCATCGAAAGTTCTGTTGAGGTTTCCGGCACAGAACAGGTAACAGAAAGACTTGGGCAAGATATTCTAGAGAAAAAACAGTTTTATTCAGTTCTGGGTTGGTGA
- a CDS encoding phycobilisome rod-core linker polypeptide, with protein MAIPLLEYEPSSQNQRVAGYEVPGDEQPRIFTTDNILSPSDLGDLIEAAYRQLFFYAFAADRETYLESQLRNGQITVRDFVRGLVLSNTFKKSFYDLNNNYRFVEQVIQRVLGRDPYNEREKIAWSIVVATKGIVGFVDEVLNTEEYLSNFGYSTVPYQRRRILPSQSTGELPFNIKSPRYEDYHRAKLGFPQIIWQVEVRRFLPQEQKPKAGDPALFLTMAQSVNATGNTPQRISSFNIDIEKSVPYRQLAGIK; from the coding sequence ATGGCAATTCCTCTGTTAGAATATGAACCTTCAAGTCAAAACCAGCGTGTCGCTGGATATGAAGTACCGGGTGATGAACAGCCAAGGATTTTTACTACAGACAATATCCTGTCTCCATCAGATTTAGGCGATCTGATCGAAGCAGCATATCGTCAACTTTTCTTTTATGCTTTTGCTGCCGATCGCGAAACATATTTAGAGTCTCAACTCCGTAATGGACAAATTACAGTACGAGACTTTGTTCGTGGATTGGTGCTTTCCAATACCTTTAAGAAAAGCTTTTACGACCTCAACAATAATTACCGCTTTGTTGAGCAAGTAATTCAGCGCGTTCTAGGACGCGACCCATACAACGAGCGCGAAAAAATCGCTTGGTCAATTGTGGTCGCTACCAAGGGTATTGTAGGCTTTGTTGATGAAGTTCTCAACACTGAAGAGTACCTGAGCAATTTTGGATATTCCACAGTGCCCTATCAGCGCCGTCGGATACTGCCATCTCAATCTACAGGTGAGTTGCCATTTAACATCAAATCTCCGCGATACGAAGATTACCACCGTGCCAAACTGGGTTTCCCCCAAATCATTTGGCAGGTCGAAGTACGCAGATTCCTTCCACAAGAACAAAAGCCAAAAGCTGGCGATCCAGCTCTGTTCTTGACTATGGCACAAAGTGTCAATGCAACTGGCAATACGCCACAGAGAATCTCGTCATTCAACATCGATATCGAAAAGTCCGTACCTTATCGCCAGTTAGCTGGAATTAAGTAA
- a CDS encoding RluA family pseudouridine synthase encodes MHCTDTKGDRIDRFLSQELPDLSRSRIQQLIEQGNVQLNDKVCTSKKINVKLGDRITLEIPEAQPLELLAEDIPLDILYEDDQLLILNKPAGLVVHPAPGHPDGTLVNALLAHCPNLPGIGGVQRPGIVHRLDKDTTGAIAIAKTEVAHHHLQAQLKAKTARREYLGVVYGAPKVESGTIDLPIGRHPQDRKKMAIMPIEQGGRSAVTHWQVLERLGNFTLIRFQLETGRTHQIRVHSAKIGHPIVGDPIYSSGHSVGVNLSGQALHAWRLRLQHPLSGEMIEVTATPPTQFTKLLEMLKRRTTL; translated from the coding sequence ATACACTGCACCGACACTAAAGGCGATCGCATTGACCGTTTCCTTTCCCAAGAATTACCAGATTTATCCCGTTCGCGCATCCAGCAGTTAATCGAACAGGGTAATGTTCAACTTAATGATAAAGTTTGCACTTCTAAGAAGATCAATGTCAAGCTAGGCGATCGCATCACTCTAGAAATACCAGAAGCGCAACCCCTAGAACTGCTAGCAGAAGATATCCCTTTAGATATCCTCTACGAAGATGACCAATTACTTATTCTCAACAAACCCGCAGGCTTAGTTGTCCATCCCGCACCCGGTCATCCAGATGGCACACTGGTAAACGCTTTATTGGCTCACTGTCCCAATTTACCAGGGATTGGCGGAGTCCAACGTCCGGGAATTGTCCATCGATTGGATAAGGATACAACGGGAGCGATCGCGATCGCAAAAACAGAAGTTGCCCATCATCACCTACAAGCTCAACTCAAAGCTAAAACCGCACGCAGAGAATACTTGGGCGTGGTTTACGGTGCGCCAAAAGTTGAGAGTGGCACAATTGACTTACCTATTGGTCGCCATCCACAAGACCGCAAGAAAATGGCTATTATGCCTATTGAACAAGGTGGACGATCTGCCGTCACTCATTGGCAAGTATTAGAACGCCTTGGTAATTTCACTTTAATCCGCTTCCAACTAGAAACTGGACGCACCCATCAAATACGTGTCCATAGCGCCAAAATAGGTCATCCCATTGTCGGCGACCCAATTTATAGTTCTGGTCATTCAGTGGGCGTAAATTTGTCCGGTCAAGCACTACATGCTTGGCGGCTAAGATTACAGCATCCCCTATCCGGCGAGATGATTGAGGTGACAGCTACCCCTCCCACCCAATTTACAAAACTTTTGGAGATGCTAAAAAGACGAACTACACTTTAG
- a CDS encoding DUF952 domain-containing protein: MNTILHITKRQQWEQAKNLGTYRADSLDSEGFIHCSKSTQILKVAKKFFNNQKELVLLFLDSEKVQAEIRYEEAEIGELFPHIYGELNIDAVYQVVDFEAGEDGLFKLPQEVIDLG, from the coding sequence ATGAACACCATTCTCCACATTACCAAACGCCAACAATGGGAACAAGCAAAAAATCTCGGTACATATCGCGCTGATTCGTTAGACAGTGAAGGTTTTATACATTGTTCAAAATCAACGCAAATACTCAAAGTTGCAAAGAAATTTTTTAATAATCAGAAAGAATTAGTACTACTTTTTCTTGATTCTGAGAAAGTACAAGCTGAAATTCGTTATGAAGAGGCTGAAATTGGCGAATTATTTCCTCACATTTATGGTGAGTTAAATATTGATGCTGTGTATCAGGTGGTTGATTTTGAAGCTGGGGAAGATGGTTTGTTTAAGTTGCCGCAAGAAGTTATAGATTTAGGATAA